A segment of the Doryrhamphus excisus isolate RoL2022-K1 chromosome 7, RoL_Dexc_1.0, whole genome shotgun sequence genome:
GAGCAGCGGGCAGCTTGGACTTCTCCACGTTCCTGACCATGATGCACCGTCAGATTCAGCAGGAAGACCCAAAGACGGAAATCCTGGAGGCGCTGAGGATGACAGACAAGCAGAAGAAAGGATTCATTGAGGCCTCGGAGCTGCGAGCCAAGCTCACCATGCTGGGAGAGAAACTTAGCCACAAAGAAGGTAAGGACACACTTTGGGTTATTTATGATCATAGAACCACAAACACTTAATACTTTACATGGAACACAACAAACATGGAATATTAACAACTATTTAAAGAgtggtgccgcaaagcatgctgggagatGGCACTGGACTTACTTGGAAGATCTACCGCGAGCCTGATTGTGGCAAGTTAGTCCAAGTCCAGCTGGTGCTTTCGATCCAGACCCAgagatggttggttcaattcccgatttgagctcaaactaccaatttactcttactttcattcAACGTTCTAGcctatttccacagcatttcagcccagcttcagcttcccGTAGACATAAATGGAACAACtgtgagctttttttttaataattacatccTTCCAGTGACTGAGATGGATATTTGCCAAGGAAAAACGAGTGAGGCTGCGAAT
Coding sequences within it:
- the calml4a gene encoding calmodulin-like protein 4a isoform X2, with product MRCLGTSPTLGEIERHLQVHNIGAAGSLDFSTFLTMMHRQIQQEDPKTEILEALRMTDKQKKGFIEASELRAKLTMLGEKLSHKEVDELFKEANIKSNGMVNYEEFTQMVTLPPVDY